DNA from Bacteroidales bacterium:
GGTCAGCATTTTACCCATCCTGCCGGCATGGTTGAAAAGCTTTACCACCGGGGTATTAAAGGCGTTGTTCTGTTCAACCGTTTCTACGAGCCCGATATTGATCTGGAGCACATGCATTTCAAGGCTGCCGACGTATTCAGTACGCCTTCAGAGCTGAGCCATACCCTCAGATGGGTTGGGATTGTCAGCAGTCTGGTGGAGAAAATTGATGTAGCTGCTTCAACCGGGGTACATAATTCAGAAGGGGTATTGAAGATGATTCTGGCCGGAGCCAGGGCTGTGATGATGTGTTCAGCCATTTATAAGAACGGTCCCGAATATATCAGAAAGGTAGTCAGCGAAGTGAATCAATGGCTGGATAAGAACAACATAAAACGTATTGAGGAATTGAGGGGCAGATTGAGTTATGCCCGACTGGAAAATCCGGCTGCATATGAAAGAGCCCAGTTTATGAAGTATTTTTCAGCCCTGCACTGAGTCTTTCCAACTGTTACAAAAAAAGATACCTATTCAGTACACAACTGAATGGATTGCTTGTAAGCTTCCTTGTTGCCGAGGGCAGCAGCTTTTTTCAGATCGTTACAGGCTCCTTCCGGGTCACCGTCGTACATTCGTGCTATACCTTTCTGGTACCACACGTCTGCATTTCCGGGATTAAGATCGAGTGCCTGTGCGAAATCATAGATAGCATTCCTGTAATTTCTCATTTCAAGGAGGCAGAGGCCCCTCTGGTAAAAAAACTCAGGAACAGAATGGTCCATGGTTATGCTGAGGTCAAGTGCTTTGACGGCATCTGCATACTTGTGCATGGTATACAGAATATAACCATGGGTGTAGTGGGCACGGGGGTCTTTTGGAAAGAGCGACAAATACAGGGTAATGTCGTCAAGGGAGCTGCTGAATTTTTCTGCTCCGGCCAGCGCCCTGGCTCTTTCCTGGTACACTTCGAGTCGTGAAGGATCCAGCTTCAGCACTCTGCTGAAATCTTCAGCCGCTTTTGTGAACTTTCCGTCTTCAAGCAACAGCTTTCCACGTTGCCAGAAATATTCAGGCTGTCTTTTGTTGAGGTCAATGGCCTGGTTCAGATCTTTCAGGGCATTGTTTCTGTTTCCGAGCAGAAGATAGGCTTTGGCCCTCAAATAGTACCATTCATGCTTTTTGGGATTGCGGGTAAGCCATTCCGAAAGCTGGGCAACGGCTTCCACTGCCTTGCCGCTCTCAATCAGGTAGGAAGCTTCCGCCGTGTTCTGTTCTGCTTTGGTATACCATTCATTTTTCCAAACTTCGTTCCATTCCTTTGTGCTTTCGATTGGCCGGAAAGCCTTGTCAAGCCTGATAAAGGCTTCAGGTAACCGGCCGGATGACTGCAGGTGTTTTCTCAGCCAGTCGACCGATTCTGCAGGCCGGTTCATAAGAGCATAGCAGCGCGCAATTTCATAGCTCGCCACACCATTTTTTCTCTTCTCAGCAGTAAGAAAATCAAGAAGTGCACTGTCATTTTTCCCTGACAAAAGAAAAACCTGACCTCT
Protein-coding regions in this window:
- a CDS encoding tetratricopeptide repeat protein codes for the protein MMNRLAVVLAISVLFACAHAQEPQQLLWMKGVAAARQGNYSESAAYFTKLILKDSTSYDYYLRRGQVFLLSGKNDSALLDFLTAEKRKNGVASYEIARCYALMNRPAESVDWLRKHLQSSGRLPEAFIRLDKAFRPIESTKEWNEVWKNEWYTKAEQNTAEASYLIESGKAVEAVAQLSEWLTRNPKKHEWYYLRAKAYLLLGNRNNALKDLNQAIDLNKRQPEYFWQRGKLLLEDGKFTKAAEDFSRVLKLDPSRLEVYQERARALAGAEKFSSSLDDITLYLSLFPKDPRAHYTHGYILYTMHKYADAVKALDLSITMDHSVPEFFYQRGLCLLEMRNYRNAIYDFAQALDLNPGNADVWYQKGIARMYDGDPEGACNDLKKAAALGNKEAYKQSIQLCTE